The following proteins are co-located in the Pyricularia oryzae 70-15 chromosome 1, whole genome shotgun sequence genome:
- a CDS encoding malic acid transporter — protein sequence MSSTYPAPTQGLAFPPPLSLRGPDVPRQGGFQPNGPAMISRAPTWEEPSRNPYRAHSTSSSISERKPWVDDEKRQVPAPVGPDSDLEKLVEKQEQPQDGRLLTTPPDAPRPKIPLRHRIKHFTWAWYTWTMGTGALALLIIAQPFQFPGLRSIGLAVYIFNLILFSTITLTMISRFVMFPGTFGKSIRHKKEGFFVATAFVSVSTMISGAHRYLIPENDATLNTLIQVMFWGYVTISMIATITQYSYIFTTHQYGLQTMMPAWLLPVLPIMLAGTISSVISATQPSMQATSIIVAGLLSQGLGMIISLLIYAHMIGRLMSSTFPDREARPALFILVGPPSFTALAFIGIANNIPADFDIRLSPVPILPGQPGVTEKAVIQIMAYVVGTALWGLSLWWFSIALTGVLRAPPRYFHLPWWGMIFPNAGFSLATITLGKSFGNTQIQILGTVMSSLVALLYLYILYNHIRALLRREIMYPGKDEDTDD from the exons ATGAGTTCGACGTAC CCGGCGCCGACGCAAGGACTCGCTTTCCCGCCGCCGTTATCACTCCGCGGGCCAGATGTCCCGAGGCAGGGTGGgttccagcccaacggaccgGCGATGATATCGCGTGCACCGACGTGGGAGGAGCCAAGCCGGAATCCCTACAGGGCTCACTCGACAAGCTCGTCGATAAGTGAGAGGAAGCCGTGGGTCGACGACGAGAAGAGGCAGGTCCCTGCCCCCGTGGGTCCCGACTCGGACCTCGAGAAGTTGGTCGAGAAGCAGGAGCAGCCGCAGGACGGACGGCTTCTCACAACACCACCCGATGCTCCTCGCCCCAAGATACCACTGAGGCATCGCATAAAACACTTTACTTGGGCTTGGTACACGTGGACGATGGGCACTGGAGCACTGGCCCTTTTGATAATAGCGCAGCCGTTCCAGTTCCCAGGCCTCAGGAGCATCGGCCTTGCCGTCTACATATTCAACCTCATCTTGTTCTCCACCATCACCTTGACCATGATCAGCCGGTTCGTCATGTTCCCCGGCACTTTTGGAAAGTCGATACGACACAAAAAGGAGGGCTTCTTCGTCGCCACCGCGTTTGTGTCCGTGTCCACAATGATAAGTGGCGCACACAGATATCTCATTCCAGAAAACGACGCCACTTTGAACACACTGATCCAGGTTATGTTTTGGGGATATGTCACCATCTCCATGATCGCCACCATTACACAATACAGCTACATATTTACGACTCACCAGTACGGACTCCAGACCATGATGCCCGCGTGGCTCCTGCCCGTCCTGCCCATCATGTTGGCGGGCACCATCTCGTCGGTTATTTCTGCAACGCAGCCCAGCATGCAGGCCACGTCGATTATAGTCGCGGGCCTGCTAAGCCAGGGCCTGGGCATGATCATCAGCCTTTTGATATACGCCCACATGATCGGCCGCCTTATGTCCAGCACGTTCCCCGACCGCGAAGCCCGACCGGCGCTCTTTATCTTGGTCGGCCCACCGTCCTTTACAGCCCTCGCCTTTATCGGTATCGCCAACAACATCCCCGCCGACTTTGACATCCGCCTTAGCCCCGTTCCGATCCTGCCCGGACAGCCTGGCGTCACCGAAAAGGCCGTCATCCAGATCATGGCCTACGTCGTCGGCACCGCGCTTTGGGGCCTGAGCCTGTGGTGGTTCTCGATCGCCCTGACGGGCGTGCTGCGCGCACCGCCCAGGTACTTCCATCTCCCCTGGTGGGGCATGATCTTCCCCAACGCCGGGTTTTCCTTGGCAACCATAACGTTGGGCAAGTCCTTTGGCAACACCCAGATCCAGATACTCGGCACCGTCATGTCGAGCCTCGTGGCGCTGCTGTACTTGTACATCTTGTACAATCACATCAGAGCTCTTTTGAGAAGGGAGATTATGTATCCTGGTAAAGATGAGGACACGGACGATTGA
- a CDS encoding leucine-rich repeat-containing protein 23 has protein sequence MPEAWLDSLSEDWVSQPPSEGSSQLPATAPTHAPSLPRPRPAASRLPRANNINNKLGGGKKLLAGSLAANSSGILSERSISDRNIPESLRGVPARPSPGDISTGTQAKKYLSRRSVSSSSFGGSVIHNTVDHKPASSGSPGKHNAETPEWKRRLVQGDLGYGEQRDLFTSAATGLENIFNPPPSVTIQPAAIAEADEDEENEEAGKAPEEQAESADQTPNFDTTVPSSPPGYRDNSTAEVHVNESLSQLLPGEQPEKRPRKTVYRQTDVTTPEDSALDQSAAESDQDRRSRAHALTDISGIAESSSLLSADSFSQAPSTHAQAEARKFSKASTGSVLRNETFSPILLRNHNGEDGKPNYAPMDLPPNELKKRLDQLRMNQVIVTDPRNMSDAEAATRGQSAISIENTDDYEKAGGFINFRRGGRSADGSFRNRALSPELVGSNTSEMFPEESLQASTPKQFPGSVRTDYSTYHNVTPPALKAPHPSPEKEAAPRARGSSGSPLKLFGPYDTFTNQTLMRRISQFEDQMTDRSRSSGSASVREDFEDTSRSPNFPETGPAKTKEKSRNRDSSAFFGEGDLDGYEFQEKFEYQGTRVATFGGRVNLGQEFNANDSSKLRAQFDRSHDSSPAAMDDLVINRQRTKSAGAHSTAEAGQRHATPSSRPNKARVPETPNHRDTGSDSKRPRASPTKDPTPKRRRTLHKSDISYVAELTEHAADAVQSSHYTMQSAISRNQTSYHEGLAEDISYPNVLTNRNVPRPRTPTPSQRSVVLKDRNAFVQDVTDDSAMEDLMLSSRGSVVRQSPLRPGDQPQEADRKPSIKTEDFLHEANKIMAIIRGGTTTRSGLNSVEESELENRDNQGVLEDSFEESTREPFSRPPSREGAAPLSRANTRQEDPEILERLKKYEERSDIGDIIGSSVRSLGLAQDVIRTLKEAEQQMQDSVAQSAAARRGSEDSEQIISDLSNVRISRAPSMNHMEETYGTNRSAEGFGTQRTTSSAGHSTGRSIPTGSSRGSDIRKTIAPQTVSHLIPDQVGNMVLDRERNVWTKHKIEKSAQTQPARPLNVLPSEASEDDPFADIPDLTVDMTMEMQRLRIQTIQKALSSPQPPRDLSTSPAGSPPRSPGRPAMADFVEQSSPQQPRVNPMTARGPTLITPAQSPFKMGGALRPQAHEDVEHEVRFDEGRDGPVSSGRRRNLTITFSSPLASIIQDVIVDSSGEDQSLQDQSVGDVSTNSIGRGRHGVADFATGAGGSGRSALASRSRSRGSMKHPSMRGSQRFMPRPVSRIEERDEDDDSEADSPEQHPEKTQELSIIPEDSMVARSNQQSPRQTSISFVLRTPGRAPMGHTNAATVLNEYVGNLSLTALSDFTVHNPEPSAILEASYVVGDTRYVTGHGDKPVMSQSLQELVARLTEFEPFEPYWEDLTELQLNDKRLASLHKLNEFCGKVVRLDVSHNNISSLAGIPSTVRFLKIAHNQLSDLTPWGGLMNIQYLDVSNNDIKTLSGLNQLVHLRDLKADNCNLTSLEGLQFHDGLQILRARNNNIESIDFEHCNMASLFELDLADNDVKTVSHIEKLSRLSILNLQRNRLEKFEVMSGKPFSSLRRLELDGNNLVSLDITLLPQIKVIHADKNKLQTLSGFNKATRLDSLSLREQMGNKPLDIMSFLDIACEVRKLYLSGNRLERFNPQLDFMNLHLLELANCGLRSLPDNAAELMQNLRKLNLNFNALTNVSCLAHISRLKKLSLAGNRLENAKDVVQVAEKLPNLTDLDLRDNPCTLGLYPPSHVVIGAAGESEAANPFMLAPGDPERDAAYCRRLDTGTRMHRRLYEIVWIYNAKKLRMLDGLPLDRNLVNLRDDIWNSLLAYDLVVDQDRPRSKKDVVSRGTSEVYTAQSQTRGRSQERRTRIVNTTHGGRRKSKTAKTDEARSSRTTTITSSVKSAAKSSRSIRKVTTVHVQTFTDEEVGQDNRSNTEEQEACQREATMQSSRGVVRTPARHNLTWGAEDTFA, from the coding sequence ATGCCTGAAGCGTGGCTGGACTCGCTCTCGGAGGATTGGGTATCTCAACCTCCATCCGAAGGCTCGTCGCAACTACCTGCTACCGCCCCGACACATGCGCCCAGCTTACCGCGACCAAGGCCTGCTGCCAGCCGTCTTCCTCGTGCGAATAACATCAACAACAAACTTGGCGGTGGCAAGAAGCTCCTCGCCGGATCATTAGCTGCCAATAGTAGTGGCATACTCAGCGAACGAAGTATCAGTGATCGTAACATTCCCGAATCTTTGCGCGGAGTGCCCGCGAGGCCTTCGCCTGGAGACATATCCACCGGTACCCAAGCGAAGAAATATCTCAGCAGGAGATCCGTATCAAGCTCCTCTTTCGGGGGCTCTGTCATCCATAATACGGTTGATCACAAACCAGCATCGTCCGGATCGCCTGGCAAACATAATGCCGAAACCCCTGAGTGGAAGCGAAGGCTGGTGCAAGGCGACCTTGGCTACGGTGAGCAGCGCGATCTCTTCACATCCGCAGCTACTGGTCTCGAAAACATTTTCAACCCTCCGCCTTCCGTGACGATACAGCCCGCTGCCATTGCCGAAGcagacgaggatgaggagaatGAGGAGGCAGGGAAGGCACCTGAGGAacaggccgagtcggcggATCAAACACCAAACTTCGACACCACAGTCCCGTCGAGTCCGCCAGGTTATCGCGACAACTCGACGGCCGAGGTTCATGTCAACGAATCATTGAGCCAGTTATTACCAGGGGAGCAGCCAGAGAAGCGCCCCAGAAAGACGGTATATCGGCAAACTGACGTGACGACTCCCGAAGACAGCGCGTTGGACCAGTCGGCTGCAGAATCGGACCAAGACAGGAGGTCTCGAGCACACGCGCTGACTGACATCTCCGGCATCGCAGAGTCAAGTAGTTTGCTCTCTGCCGATTCCTTCAGTCAAGCACCCAGCACTCACGCTCAAGCTGAGGCCAGGAAGTTCAGCAAAGCCAGCACCGGCAGTGTACTGCGGAACGAGACCTTCAGCCCAATATTACTCCGTAATCACAATGGTGAGGATGGCAAGCCAAACTATGCGCCCATGGATCTTCCTCCAAATGAACTCAAAAAACGGCTCGATCAGTTGCGCATGAACCAGGTCATCGTGACTGATCCCCGAAACATGAGCGATGCCGAGGCTGCAACCCGGGGTCAGTCTGCCATTAGCATTGAGAACACAGATGACTATGAGAAGGCCGGTGGCTTCATTAACTTCCGCAGAGGCGGTCGTTCCGCTGATGGGTCGTTCCGTAACCGAGCCCTGAGCCCCGAGCTTGTTGGCTCCAACACATCCGAAATGTTTCCAGAGGAGTCTCTTCAGGCTAGTACCCCGAAACAGTTCCCTGGGAGCGTTCGGACTGACTATTCAACATACCACAACGTGACACCCCCCGCCTTGAAGGCACCGCATCCAAGTCCCGAGAAAGAGGCAGCCCCGCGGGCTCGCGGCAGCTCTGGGAGCCCTCTCAAACTTTTTGGGCCATACGATACTTTCACAAATCAGACCTTGATGAGACGAATTAGCCAATTCGAAGATCAGATGACAGACCGGTCTCGATCGTCTGGATCTGCCAGCGTTCGTGAGGACTTTGAGGACACCTCAAGGAGCCCCAACTTTCCTGAGACAGGGCCCGCTAAAACCAAGGAGAAGTCCAGGAATCGAGACTCGTCAGCATTCTTTGGTGAGGGCGATTTGGACGGGTATGAATTTCAGGAAAAATTTGAGTACCAGGGTACACGCGTTGCAACTTTCGGTGGACGAGTCAACTTGGGGCAAGAATTCAATGCAAACGACTCCTCCAAGCTCAGGGCGCAATTTGACCGGAGCCATGATTCCTCGCCGGCGGCTATGGACGACCTTGTCATTAACCGGCAACGAACAAAGTCTGCTGGTGCACACTCGACAGCAGAGGCagggcagaggcacgccactCCAAGTAGCCGTCCTAATAAAGCTCGTGTCCCCGAAACGCCGAATCATCGCGATACGGGTTCCGATAGCAAGCGCCCGAGAGCATCACCCACGAAAGACCCAACCCCAAAAAGGAGGCGAACACTTCACAAATCAGACATCTCGTATGTTGCAGAGCTAACCGAGCatgccgccgacgccgtccAATCAAGCCATTACACCATGCAGTCCGCCATCAGCAGAAACCAAACAAGCTACCATGAAGGTCTGGCCGAGGATATTTCCTACCCCAATGTTCTGACAAACCGCAACGTCCCCAGGCCCCGCACCCCTACCCCTAGTCAGAGGTCTGTGGTGCTGAAGGACCGCAATGCCTTTGTGCAAGATGTGACAGACGATTCCGCAATGGAAGACTTGATGTTGAGTTCTCGGGGTTCTGTAGTGCGGCAAAGTCCCTTGCGACCCGGAGACcagccgcaagaagccgaccGTAAGCCATCGATTAAGACTGAGGACTTTTTGCACGAGGCCAACAAGATAATGGCCATCATTCGTGGTGGAACAACTACACGCAGCGGTCTGAACAGCGTCGAAGAGTCCGAACTAGAAAACAGGGACAACCAGGGAGTTCTGGAGGATTCTTTTGAAGAGTCAACCCGAGAGCCATTCTCCCGACCGCCAAGCAGAGAGGGTGCTGCCCCACTGAGTCGTGCTAATACGAGACAAGAGGACCCAGAGATTCTGGAGCGACTTAAAAAATACGAAGAGCGAAGCGACATTGGCGATATCATAGGCTCCTCGGTGCGATCCCTGGGCCTTGCCCAAGATGTCATTCGCACTCTGAAGGAGGCCGAACAGCAGATGCAGGACAGCGTCGCGCAGAGCGCTGCTGCGCGACGCGGTTCTGAAGACTCGGAACAAATCATATCTGACCTATCCAATGTCAGGATCAGTCGTGCTCCTAGCATGAACCATATGGAGGAGACTTATGGTACCAACCGATCCGCCGAAGGGTTTGGGACTCAGCGAACCACGTCTTCAGCCGGACACTCTACCGGCAGGTCTATTCCCACTGGTTCATCTCGTGGGTCCGACATCAGAAAGACGATCGCCCCACAGACGGTCTCTCACTTGATTCCGGACCAAGTTGGGAATATGGTCCTTGATAGAGAACGCAACGTGTGGACCAAGCACAAGATCGAAAAGTCGGCTCAGACTCAACCCGCCAGGCCCTTGAATGTCCTGCCATCTGAGGCAAGCGAGGATGATCCGTTTGCTGATATTCCTGACCTTACTGTTGACATGACTATGGAGATGCAACGACTGAGGATACAAACTATACAGAAGGCCTTGAGCTCTCCTCAACCCCCTCGGGACCTTTCTACATCGCCGGCGGGAAGTCCCCCTCGAAGTCCTGGGAGGCCCGCGATGGCTGACTTTGTGGAGCAATCAAGCCCTCAGCAGCCACGAGTAAACCCAATGACAGCAAGAGGACCGACGCTGATAACACCAGCCCAGTCGCCTTTCAAGATGGGTGGTGCCTTGCGCCCCCAGGCTCACGAGGATGTTGAACATGAAGTTCGTTTTGACGAGGGACGAGATGGCCCCGTTAGCTCCGGCAGGAGGCGCAACCTTACGATTACTTTCTCGTCACCACTTGCCTCGATCATTCAGGATGTGATAGTGGACAGCTCTGGTGAGGATCAAAGCCTGCAAGACCAGTCTGTAGGTGATGTTTCTACGAATTCGATCGGCAGGGGCCGCCATGGCGTTGCGGACTTTGCCACAGGTGCTGGAGGTAGCGGTCGCTCAGCTCTGGCTTCAAGAAGTCGATCGCGTGGATCGATGAAGCACCCTTCAATGCGCGGGAGTCAGAGGTTCATGCCTCGGCCTGTGTCACGCATCGAGGAGCGCGACGAAGATGACGACTCGGAGGCCGATTCACCTGAGCAGCACCCAGAAAAGACGCAAGAGCTGAGCATCATTCCAGAGGACAGTATGGTCGCTCGCTCAAATCAGCAATCCCCAAGACAAACTAGCATCAGCTTCGTTTTGCGCACTCCTGGTCGTGCTCCTATGGGCCACACCAACGCAGCCACCGTTTTGAACGAGTATGTGGGAAATCTCTCTCTGACTGCGCTATCCGACTTCACTGTACACAACCCGGAGCCATCGGCAATCCTCGAGGCCAGCTATGTCGTTGGTGATACGCGATATGTTACCGGACATGGGGACAAGCCTGTGATGTCGCAGAGCCTTCAGGAACTGGTTGCGCGCCTCACAGAGTTTGAGCCTTTTGAGCCCTATTGGGAGGACCTGACGGAGCTTCAGCTGAATGATAAGAGGCTCGCCAGCTTGCACAAGCTCAACGAGTTTTGTGGCAAAGTTGTGCGACTGGATGTGTCACACAACAACATTAGCAGCCTCGCTGGAATCCCGTCAACTGTCCGTTTCCTCAAGATCGCCCATAATCAATTGTCAGATCTCACTCCCTGGGGAGGTCTGATGAACATTCAATATCTGGACGTTTCGAACAACGACATCAAGACACTCTCGGGATTGAATCAACTTGTGCATCTACGTGATCTCAAGGCGGACAACTGCAACTTGACAAGCTTGGAAGGCCTCCAGTTCCACGATGGTTTGCAGATCCTTCGCGCTCGCAACAATAATATTGAGTCGATCGATTTTGAGCATTGCAACATGGCTAGTCTTTTTGAGCTGGACTTGGCGGACAATGACGTCAAGACAGTCTCCCACATTGAAAAACTCAGCCGTCTTTCCATCCTGAACCTGCAAAGAAACAGACTAGAGAAGTTCGAGGTCATGAGTGGTAAGCCGTTCTCTTCGCTGAGACGACTAGAACTCGATGGAAACAACCTTGTATCTCTCGACATAACGCTGTTGCCGCAGATCAAGGTGATTCATGCCGACAAAAACAAGCTGCAAACTCTGAGTGGCTTCAACAAGGCCACTCGACTGGACAGTCTTTCGCTTCGCGAACAGATGGGAAACAAGCCCTTGGACATCATGTCATTTTTAGACATTGCATGCGAAGTGCGCAAGCTCTACCTGTCTGGCAACCGTCTTGAAAGATTCAATCCGCAGCTAGACTTCATGAATCTGCACTTGCTGGAGCTTGCCAACTGCGGACTTCGCTCGCTGCCCGATAATGCAGCTGAGCTGATGCAGAACTTGCGTAAACTCAACCTCAACTTCAACGCGCTGACAAACGTGTCGTGTCTGGCCCATATCTCGAGGCTCAAGAAGCTATCACTGGCAGGAAATCGGCTAGAAAATGCAAAGGATGTCGTGCAGgtcgccgagaagctgccaaaCTTGACAGATCTGGACCTACGTGATAATCCGTGCACCTTGGGACTCTACCCACCATCTCATGTGGTGATTGGAGCAGCAGGGGAATCGGAGGCAGCAAATCCTTTTATGCTGGCACCTGGTGACCCGGAGCGGGATGCGGCGTACTGCAGACGGCTCGACACGGGGACTAGAATGCACCGACGGCTGTACGAGATTGTGTGGATCTACAACGCCAAGAAGCTCAGGATGCTCGACGGGTTGCCTCTGGACAGGAATCTTGTGAACTTGAGGGATGACATCTGGAACAGTCTTCTTGCTTATGACCTGGTTGTCGACCAGGATCGTCCGAGGTCGAAAAAGGATGTTGTCTCGAGGGGGACGAGTGAAGTCTACACCGCTCAGTCTCAGACCCGGGGCCGAAGTCAGGAGCGTAGGACCAGGATCGTCAACACAACACACGGTGGCCGCCGCAAGTCCAAGACTGCAAAAACCGACGAGGCTCGAAGCAGCAGAACAACAACCATCACCAGCTCGGTCAAAAGCGCGGCCAAGTCATCACGTTCGATACGCAAGGTGACAACCGTCCATGTTCAGACTTTTACGGATGAAGAAGTGGGACAAGACAACCGCTCTAATACCGAGGAGCAAGAAGCATGCCAAAGAGAGGCAACAATGCAGTCGTCGCGAGGAGTTGTCAGGACACCCGCGCGGCACAACCTTACTTGGGGAGCAGAGGACACATTTGCATGA